The segment TGAACTCAAATTTGATTTTACTGGATATATGAAACTATTTGAAAATTATGAGAATGGGCATAAATTTTTACTTGGAATTAGACCTGAAGATGTAGTCTTACATAGAGAAATTAAAAAAGCTACCGGAATTATGGGAACGATTCAATTAATAGATAATGTAGGAGATGAAAAAATAGTTTCTGTAAAGATTAATGATAAGATTTTAACAAGTATTGTTGGAAAGGAAGTAATTTTAGATTATGGACAAAAGGTTTACATAGAGATTAATATGGATAAAGTCCATATATTCGATACAAAGGACAATAAAAGCATTCTATAAATTGATATTATCCACCTGAACCTATTGGAAAAATAGAAATAAAATCATTATTATTTAATTCTTTTTCTAAATCATATACAACTTCATGATTTACAGCTATAAAAACTTGTTTATTAATACTTTTTAAAAGTTCTTTTTTATCTTTATCAATAAATTCTAAAAATTCTCTTAATTTCATTCTATTAATTTCTATTTCAATTTTTTCTTTTCCAAAATATTGAATTAACCATCCATGAAATTGAACTAACAATGTTTATCACTTTTATCATTTTTAAATAAAGAAGCTAATAAACTTTAAATATTCAAAAGAAAAAAATGATGTAAACACTATAAGATTTATTAAATTAAATCGTAAAGAAAAAATATTAGATAAAGTTATTCAAATTCGATTGTTGCAGGAGGTTTATCTGTTATATCATATAAACATCTACTTACTTCGGGTATTTCTTCAAATATCTTTTTAGAAATTCTTTTAAGAAGATTATATGAAATATTTAATGATTTGGCAGTAATAGCATCTTTAGAAGAAACAATTCTAATAACTATTATATATCCATAATTTCTTTTACCATTTATAATACCTGTTGCTTTATCATTTAATAATACTGCAAAACTTTGAAAAGATTTGATTTTTCTTGTTTCTTTTTCTACTATATCTGTTGCTTTTCTAACTATTTCTACTTTTTCAGGAGTAACTTCACCTAAAACTCTAATCATTAATCCTGGTCCTGGAAAAGGCATTTTATAAACAATTTCTTTAGGAAGTTTTAAAGCCTTAGCAATCATTCTAACTTGTGGCTTATACAATTCTTTTAAAGGTTCAATAATTTTAAATCCAAATTCTTCTGGATTAATTCCTAATTGTTCAAGAACATTATGTTGAGTTTTTATGCCTTTTACTGTTTCAATAATATCAGCAGCAATAGTTCCTTGAATAAGAAATTTCGCCCCTTCTTCTTTTGTTGCTTTCCCAAGTGTTTCATAAAAAACTTTTCTAAAAATTTTTCTTTTTTCTTCGGGATCTGTTATTCCTTTAAGAGCTTTAAAGAAATCTTCTTTAGCATCTATTAATCTCGTTTTTATTTTTAATTTTTCTAGAAGAGACAAAACTTTTTCAGGTTCATTTAATCTTCTAAATCCATCATCTATGTATATAGCTAAAAGTTTTTCATTAATAGCTTTTTTTGCAAGAAATGCACAAGTTGTACTATCTACTCCTCCTGAGCATGCAACTATAGCTTTTTCTTCTCCAATTAATTGTTTAATTTCAAGAATTTTTTTATTTATGAATTTATTTGGATCAAATACCATAAAAATAAGAATAAGAAGCCATATATAAAGATAAAAATAGAGAGTTTTACATAAAGGAAAAGTTTAAATAAAAATTCATACTATTTTTTATAATGGCTGCAAAGGCTGAAACTTTTGCCGTCATAGGCAAAGGAATATTTCATGATGTAGAAATTCCAATAAAAGATAACAAGGATACTGAATATTTTTTCAAAACTGTTATTTCTCCTGGATTTTCTGATGCTCATGCTCATCCACATGTAATTGAAAAAAATTGTGGTAGAAAAAAATGGAAAAACATGAAAGATTGGTTTAATAATAGAAAAACAAAAATTAATGAAGTATTATTAAGAAAAGACTTAGAACTTTGCACAAAGCTTTCTAAATTGACTCTTTATAAAGCATTATTGGAAGGAACTACTTTAATAGCATTAGTTAGTAGTAATCCATATGCTAATTTATTAGCTTTTCAATCAATGGAAAATAAACCAAGAGTAATAATTTTACCAACAATTTCAAATTTAAAAGGTATGGATAAAAGCTTTGAAGAAGTAAAACTTTTCTTTGAAGATATTGAAAAAATTGGAAAAAATGAATTAATTAATTTTGGAATTTTTATTCACTCATTATCATTCATTAATTTAAATGATTTTATTAAATCTGCAAAATGGAGTTATGAAAAAAATAAACCATTCGCATTACACTTAAGTGAAGGTTTTAAAGAATTAGAAAATCTTAGAAAAATAATTCATGATATAGAACATCCCAATCCAATTATAGGAGTACATTGTACAGAAAATGAAAATTATCATAAATTTGAAATTAAAACTGTTAATTGTCCATTATCAAATTTACTTATATATGGTAAAACTCAAAAAAATTTTAATCAAATAGATTCTTTAGGAAGTGATTGGCCATTAGTAATTGGTGGTATTGATAAACAATTAAAAGAATTAGTTAAAATTCATGGAAAGGAGAAAATAAATAAAATTCTTGAAAAAGCAACTATTGGAGGATATAAATTGTATGGAATGCCTTACGATAGAGATTTTATAGCTTTTGATACAAGTTTTG is part of the Nitrososphaerota archaeon genome and harbors:
- a CDS encoding TOBE domain-containing protein; the protein is MRVELKRLQRELGITTIFATHDQLEALTIGDRIAVINEGIIHQIDIPENVYNHPKTVFTARFIGSPPINLIECKLEKENGKCFLRTPELKFDFTGYMKLFENYENGHKFLLGIRPEDVVLHREIKKATGIMGTIQLIDNVGDEKIVSVKINDKILTSIVGKEVILDYGQKVYIEINMDKVHIFDTKDNKSIL
- a CDS encoding MoaD/ThiS family protein, yielding MLVQFHGWLIQYFGKEKIEIEINRMKLREFLEFIDKDKKELLKSINKQVFIAVNHEVVYDLEKELNNNDFISIFPIGSGG
- the guaA gene encoding glutamine-hydrolyzing GMP synthase yields the protein MVFDPNKFINKKILEIKQLIGEEKAIVACSGGVDSTTCAFLAKKAINEKLLAIYIDDGFRRLNEPEKVLSLLEKLKIKTRLIDAKEDFFKALKGITDPEEKRKIFRKVFYETLGKATKEEGAKFLIQGTIAADIIETVKGIKTQHNVLEQLGINPEEFGFKIIEPLKELYKPQVRMIAKALKLPKEIVYKMPFPGPGLMIRVLGEVTPEKVEIVRKATDIVEKETRKIKSFQSFAVLLNDKATGIINGKRNYGYIIVIRIVSSKDAITAKSLNISYNLLKRISKKIFEEIPEVSRCLYDITDKPPATIEFE
- a CDS encoding amidohydrolase family protein, whose translation is MAAKAETFAVIGKGIFHDVEIPIKDNKDTEYFFKTVISPGFSDAHAHPHVIEKNCGRKKWKNMKDWFNNRKTKINEVLLRKDLELCTKLSKLTLYKALLEGTTLIALVSSNPYANLLAFQSMENKPRVIILPTISNLKGMDKSFEEVKLFFEDIEKIGKNELINFGIFIHSLSFINLNDFIKSAKWSYEKNKPFALHLSEGFKELENLRKIIHDIEHPNPIIGVHCTENENYHKFEIKTVNCPLSNLLIYGKTQKNFNQIDSLGSDWPLVIGGIDKQLKELVKIHGKEKINKILEKATIGGYKLYGMPYDRDFIAFDTSFENILKGRIEHPSHVFINYKPVVKNRRIIGSNLSYEKVLKEIEKTIKEAYEKYS